A section of the Candidatus Hydrogenedentota bacterium genome encodes:
- a CDS encoding acetylxylan esterase, with product MNAIIATVICLAAAPFSTHWFYAVDITDAPLSVAPGTYQVWAWVPAKAEAQITVNGQTLTLPASDNNANSRYKSTYHWAKAGEAACPDGKAAVVLGEHVAGVALSTAPDFDANKVSNNTRALSLPEAVIDERGQHARHTDTIFTMPEFHTVAEWEAYAATLRKQVALSSGLYPLPEKTPLNAEITGKVTHEDYTVEKVKFEAYPGYYVTGNLYKPIGAGPFPGMVNPHGHWETGRLENVELGSVPGRAITQARMGIVAFTYDMIGYNDSQQFPHNWGTEKEKLWGIHAFGLQLWGSVRAVDFLQTLPEVMPDRIGCTGASGGGTQTFALTAIDSRIQASAPVNMISSRMQGGCNCENAPILRLSNSNMEIGALMAPRPLLMVSATGDWTRETPRVEYPAIKSIYALYDAEDRIQNVHVTADHNYNKDSREAMYRFMGRWLLNEPGYENYTEPAFTVEPKEALRLFPDETKATKANQEIINSLIKSIGAKWDKELKQAESDPAGFAAAHRDALAQVLGASVPQANDLACERTRMEEREGYVQENWILGRKGAGDAIPALFFRGTGTKPQDAVLLVSGAGKASFVDPTTGQPGALVAGLIAGGKAVLCIDPFLTGEQLGVTARTERVRIGTFMDTFQPTDTAYRIQDVITAAAFLRARRDLSDTISVAGLDEAGVWALFGSAVDGGLKTTYADLSGFDPNSDDAWVAQYYMPCIRSIGDVHTAAALIAPHGLYIAKAGAVLPEGMFGAVAVAPEGGDAALLGLLK from the coding sequence ATGAACGCCATTATCGCCACCGTGATCTGCCTGGCCGCCGCGCCCTTTTCCACCCACTGGTTCTATGCCGTGGACATCACCGATGCCCCCCTGAGCGTCGCGCCGGGCACTTACCAGGTCTGGGCCTGGGTACCCGCGAAGGCGGAAGCCCAGATCACCGTCAATGGCCAGACCTTGACTCTTCCCGCGAGCGACAACAACGCCAACTCCCGCTACAAGTCAACCTACCACTGGGCCAAGGCGGGGGAGGCGGCGTGCCCGGATGGCAAGGCCGCAGTTGTCCTCGGCGAGCATGTGGCCGGCGTCGCCCTTTCCACCGCGCCGGACTTTGACGCCAATAAAGTCTCCAACAACACCCGGGCGCTCAGCCTGCCCGAGGCCGTAATCGACGAGCGCGGACAGCATGCGCGCCACACCGACACCATCTTCACCATGCCCGAGTTTCACACGGTGGCGGAGTGGGAAGCCTATGCGGCAACCCTCCGCAAGCAGGTGGCCCTGTCGTCCGGCCTCTACCCCCTCCCCGAGAAGACTCCGCTGAATGCGGAGATCACCGGCAAGGTCACTCACGAGGACTACACCGTCGAAAAGGTGAAATTTGAGGCCTATCCCGGTTACTACGTCACGGGCAACCTCTACAAGCCCATCGGCGCGGGCCCCTTCCCCGGCATGGTCAACCCCCATGGTCACTGGGAAACGGGTCGCCTTGAAAACGTCGAACTGGGCTCCGTGCCCGGTCGCGCCATCACCCAGGCGCGCATGGGCATCGTGGCCTTCACCTACGACATGATCGGCTACAACGACAGCCAGCAATTCCCCCACAACTGGGGCACGGAAAAAGAGAAACTCTGGGGCATCCATGCCTTCGGCCTGCAGCTCTGGGGTTCGGTCCGCGCCGTGGACTTTCTCCAGACCCTGCCCGAGGTGATGCCGGATCGCATCGGCTGCACCGGCGCCTCCGGCGGCGGCACCCAGACTTTCGCTCTGACCGCCATCGATTCGCGCATTCAGGCTTCCGCCCCGGTGAACATGATCTCCTCGCGCATGCAAGGTGGCTGCAACTGTGAGAACGCGCCCATCCTGCGCCTGTCCAATTCCAACATGGAAATTGGCGCGCTCATGGCCCCCCGCCCCCTCCTGATGGTTTCCGCCACGGGAGACTGGACCCGGGAAACGCCCCGGGTGGAGTATCCGGCCATCAAGAGTATTTACGCGCTGTATGACGCCGAAGACCGCATCCAGAATGTCCACGTCACCGCCGATCACAATTACAACAAGGACAGCCGGGAGGCCATGTATCGCTTTATGGGCCGCTGGCTCCTGAACGAGCCCGGCTATGAAAACTACACCGAGCCCGCCTTCACGGTGGAGCCGAAAGAAGCCCTCCGCCTCTTCCCCGATGAGACCAAAGCGACCAAAGCGAATCAGGAAATTATCAATAGCCTTATCAAGTCCATCGGCGCGAAATGGGACAAGGAATTGAAGCAGGCCGAAAGCGACCCCGCGGGATTTGCCGCCGCCCACCGCGACGCCCTGGCCCAGGTGCTGGGCGCGAGCGTGCCCCAGGCCAATGACCTCGCCTGCGAGCGCACCCGCATGGAAGAGCGCGAGGGCTATGTGCAGGAAAACTGGATCCTCGGCCGCAAAGGCGCGGGCGATGCCATCCCCGCGCTGTTCTTCCGTGGCACCGGCACAAAGCCCCAGGATGCCGTCCTCCTCGTGAGCGGCGCGGGCAAGGCGTCCTTCGTCGATCCCACGACCGGCCAACCCGGCGCGCTGGTGGCCGGGCTTATCGCGGGGGGCAAGGCCGTGCTCTGCATCGACCCCTTCCTTACCGGCGAACAGCTCGGCGTCACGGCCCGGACCGAGCGCGTCCGCATCGGCACGTTCATGGACACCTTCCAGCCGACGGATACGGCCTACCGCATTCAGGACGTGATCACGGCCGCAGCCTTCCTCCGGGCTCGCCGCGATCTTTCCGATACCATTTCGGTGGCCGGTCTCGACGAAGCGGGCGTTTGGGCCCTCTTCGGCAGCGCCGTGGATGGTGGGCTCAAGACGACGTATGCCGACCTGAGCGGCTTCGACCCCAACAGCGATGACGCCTGGGTGGCTCAGTATTACATGCCGTGCATTCGCAGTATCGGCGACGTGCACACGGCCGCCGCGCTGATCGCGCCCCACGGGCTCTACATCGCCAAAGCGGGCGCAGTTCTCCCCGAGGGAATGTTCGGCGCCGTGGCCGTTGCCCCGGAAGGTGGCGATGCGGCGCTGCTGGGTTTGTTGAAGTGA
- a CDS encoding type II toxin-antitoxin system VapC family toxin, with protein MNLVDSCGWLEYFAGGTNADFFATALEADAETLLVPTLCLFEVFKNVLAHAGREQAVEKVAAMRQGTIIPLDEALALDAALFSYELRLSMADSIILATARRHGALLWTQDAHFKSVEGVQYRLKQYT; from the coding sequence ATGAATCTGGTGGATTCGTGCGGATGGCTCGAATATTTCGCAGGCGGCACGAATGCGGATTTCTTCGCGACCGCGCTGGAAGCAGACGCCGAAACGCTGCTGGTGCCGACCCTCTGCCTCTTTGAGGTCTTTAAGAACGTCCTGGCACACGCTGGCCGGGAACAGGCCGTTGAAAAAGTCGCCGCCATGCGCCAGGGAACCATCATCCCCCTCGACGAGGCACTCGCGCTAGATGCCGCTCTTTTCAGTTACGAACTGAGACTCTCCATGGCCGACAGCATCATTCTTGCCACGGCCCGGCGTCACGGTGCCTTACTCTGGACGCAAGATGCCCACTTCAAGAGCGTCGAGGGCGTGCAATACCGATTGAAGCAATACACATGA
- a CDS encoding AbrB/MazE/SpoVT family DNA-binding domain-containing protein, with product MSTVTVSPEFQIVLPKEIRERAGIQPGQKLEVFRIGDIIELAPVKDMRAMRGSLPGLDTNVLREDGDRI from the coding sequence ATGAGCACCGTGACCGTATCCCCCGAGTTCCAGATCGTGCTCCCGAAGGAAATTCGGGAACGTGCCGGCATTCAGCCCGGTCAGAAACTCGAAGTCTTCCGCATCGGCGACATTATCGAACTGGCCCCGGTGAAAGATATGAGGGCCATGCGCGGCAGTCTGCCTGGACTGGATACAAATGTCTTACGCGAGGATGGTGACCGCATATGA
- a CDS encoding zinc-binding alcohol dehydrogenase family protein, producing the protein MKAVGYLQSLPVDAPEALFDFELPVPVASGRDLLVRVEAISVNPVDAKVRKRAQPEGDEPKILGWDAAGVVEAVGDGVTLFKPGDEVWYAGELMRQGCNSEFHLVDERLVGRKPKSLSFVEAAALPLTTVTAWEMLFDRLEISEYDLGAILIVGAGGGVGSILIQLAKKLTWFTVVATASRPETVKWVKSLGADHVIDHSKPMVEQLERIGEPVKYIASLTNTGDYLDQYATLIAPQGKIVVIDDPAAIDIMPFKRKSVSWHWELMFTRSLFRTEDMIKQHEMLNRVSELVDSGDIKTTVAEDFGTINAANLLKAHALLESGKSRGKIVLSGF; encoded by the coding sequence ATGAAAGCCGTCGGTTACTTGCAGTCCCTTCCCGTCGATGCCCCCGAGGCTCTGTTTGATTTTGAATTGCCCGTGCCGGTCGCGTCGGGACGGGATCTGCTGGTTCGCGTCGAGGCTATTTCCGTGAATCCCGTCGATGCCAAGGTGCGGAAGCGTGCGCAGCCGGAGGGGGATGAACCGAAGATTCTTGGCTGGGACGCGGCGGGGGTCGTGGAGGCGGTGGGCGATGGCGTGACGCTCTTCAAACCGGGCGATGAAGTCTGGTACGCGGGCGAATTGATGCGGCAAGGCTGCAATTCCGAATTTCATCTGGTGGACGAACGCCTCGTGGGCCGGAAGCCGAAATCGCTGAGCTTCGTTGAAGCGGCGGCGTTGCCCCTTACTACGGTCACCGCGTGGGAAATGCTCTTCGACCGCCTGGAGATTTCAGAGTATGACCTGGGTGCGATATTGATCGTTGGCGCGGGCGGGGGCGTGGGGTCTATTCTAATCCAGCTTGCGAAGAAACTCACGTGGTTCACGGTCGTCGCAACGGCCTCGCGGCCAGAGACGGTGAAGTGGGTTAAGTCGCTGGGGGCGGATCATGTGATCGATCACAGCAAACCGATGGTCGAGCAACTGGAGCGCATCGGTGAACCCGTCAAGTATATCGCGAGCCTGACGAACACGGGGGACTATCTGGACCAGTACGCGACGTTGATCGCGCCGCAGGGGAAGATTGTGGTGATTGATGATCCAGCGGCCATAGATATCATGCCCTTCAAGCGGAAGAGCGTTTCGTGGCATTGGGAATTGATGTTTACACGGTCGCTGTTTCGGACCGAGGACATGATCAAGCAGCATGAGATGCTCAATCGTGTGTCCGAGTTGGTCGATAGCGGCGATATCAAGACGACCGTCGCTGAGGACTTTGGCACGATCAACGCCGCGAATCTACTGAAGGCGCATGCGCTGCTGGAGAGTGGCAAGTCGCGGGGGAAGATCGTGCTGAGTGGGTTTTAG
- a CDS encoding MoxR family ATPase has product MTIQHFEGTDQYYLDPELKAIVNIALTMEKPLLLTGEAGTGKTQLAMEVARSLGMDVEILRCKSTIKGEEACYTQDTVLRLNDARFGGGNSGRNVESFYDYVIWGPIGRAFRTDKKVVLLLDEVDKTESDVQDNLLDILEDCQFTIREVNDTIKAKVRPAIFITSNAKRELSDPFLRRCYCHHIAFPSRDDMKQIVNLHYPQTSPKLLEAAINIFYELRERGFEKPPATSELLDWIGALEATGQVPTREMPPLTGALLKRAGDILRYRGGGAGKSRGSSY; this is encoded by the coding sequence ATGACCATCCAGCACTTTGAAGGCACCGACCAGTATTACCTCGACCCCGAGCTTAAGGCCATCGTCAATATTGCCCTGACGATGGAAAAACCCCTCCTGCTCACGGGCGAGGCGGGCACGGGCAAGACCCAGCTCGCCATGGAAGTGGCCCGCTCGCTGGGGATGGACGTGGAAATCCTCCGCTGCAAATCCACCATCAAAGGGGAGGAGGCCTGCTACACGCAGGACACGGTCCTCCGCCTGAACGACGCCCGCTTTGGCGGCGGCAACTCGGGCCGCAATGTGGAAAGCTTCTACGACTACGTCATCTGGGGCCCCATCGGCCGCGCCTTCCGCACGGACAAGAAGGTGGTGCTGCTGCTGGACGAAGTGGACAAGACGGAATCGGACGTACAGGACAACCTTCTGGATATTCTCGAAGACTGCCAGTTCACCATCCGCGAGGTGAACGACACCATCAAAGCCAAGGTACGCCCGGCGATCTTCATCACGTCCAACGCCAAGCGCGAGCTTTCCGATCCATTCCTGCGCCGCTGCTACTGTCACCACATCGCCTTCCCTTCGAGGGACGACATGAAGCAGATCGTGAACCTCCACTACCCCCAGACGAGCCCGAAGCTGCTGGAGGCCGCCATCAACATCTTTTACGAACTCCGCGAGCGCGGCTTTGAAAAGCCCCCGGCGACGAGCGAGCTCCTCGACTGGATCGGCGCGCTGGAGGCCACGGGCCAGGTGCCCACGCGGGAAATGCCGCCCCTCACCGGCGCCCTGCTGAAACGCGCGGGCGACATCCTGCGCTATCGCGGCGGCGGCGCGGGCAAGTCCCGGGGCTCGAGCTACTGA